The sequence GCACAAGTCGAATGGTTTTCCCGTGCACGCGGCCATCATCGACGACGAGCGTTATGTGGTTGGCGACATGAACAGCAACATTTCCATTCGCCAATTGAATGGAGGAAAAATCGTCGGAAAGCTGCAAACATGGGGCGATGGGCACGGTGACGGCATTTGTATGGTCGCATCGGGCAACGCTGGAAAAATCGTGGCAGCGCTGTTTTTTGACGGCAGCCTGATGATTTGGGACATCTCAGGCGCCAAAGTCAAAGCATTGTGCCGAATTCCGCGTGCGGCGCCGCGGGCGCTCGTGTCCGATCCCGGGTCGTCTTGGGTCGTCACGCCAAGCGTCAACGATGTGATTACGTGGAAGGACGGTCAACGCGCCAGGAGCGTCATGGGTGCAGGCCCGGTGGCCGCTCGACCCGATTTTCATTTCGAGGAAGCGGGGCTTGCGGTGTTCGTCCGGCCAAACATTCTCGCTGTGGGTGGCGAGCGCGTGGATCTCTGGGACCTCGAACGAAGCGAACACCTCGGAACGCTGGACAAACCCGTCACGACGCTCGTGTCGGCCGCCGGAAAATTGCTCGCCGGAGACGCCCAGGGAACGATCTGGGAAGTGGATTTACATTGAACGTGGACGAAACGGTCGAACATTGAAAACCGTGGGGAAAACCTCAATTACTGGTTTCTTGTCACGTGCGCGCCATTCGGGTACATTCGCAAAACCGATGGGGCAAGGAGTCGAAGCATGAATCGCTGGAGCGTGGGGATTGCGGTGGGGATTGCTGCTGCTGCGGGTTGTTCGAAAGACCCGCCGAAGCCGGAAACGAAACCGTCACAGCCGCAGGCGTCGGCATCCATTGCGGCGGCGGCCAGCACGCCGGTGACGATGGTGCCGACTTCGGGCATGTCGCCCGCAGAGCTCGACGAGTATTACCACTTGCCCGAAGGGGGGCGAGTTGCTGCCGCTAGACATGCTCCGCGCAGTCGAGAGCACGAAGACGTTCAAGCCTTTCATGGAGGATCTCGAACGATTTCGATTGATTCCGGATCCAAAGGATCCCGATGGATTGCCGGTGGGCATGTCGGCCGCGATGATCAATGGCAAACGGGCCGAGCCGCGAATGGTTTTTTTCAATTGCGCCGCATGTCACACGGCCGAAATGACCTACAATGGCAAGAAGTTGCGAATCGAAGGCGGGCCGGCGCATTTCGACATGGCAGGTTTCGTGGTCGAGCTTTTGGAATCGCTCAACGCGACCGTCTTGGATCCAAAGAAGCTCGCGAAGTTTCTCGAACGGCTCGCCCAGCAAAAGACCGCAGGTTTGTCGAAGGCATACCCTGACCTGAAGCTTGCCGGGGACAAACCCGAAAAGGATTTTTTGGACAAGGTCACGTCGCTCGTCAAGCAAAAAAAGGCAAAAGTCGAGCTCAAATTGGACGATGCCAAACTGCGTATCGAATCGGCAGCGGACGCATTGGATCTTTTGCACGCAAAAATCAAATACCTCGAAGGACTGCGCGGTCTACGCACGACGACGATCGCTGGATATGGGCGCCTCGATGCGTTCATGGCAGCGCGTAATCTCTTGTTTGGAGACAAATACGCGGTCGACGTCAATTCGCCCGTGAGTCTGCCGTTCATTTACGGTTTGTCAAAGTTGACATGGTATCATTACGACAACAACACGACGTCGATCGTGCAGCGAAACATCGGGGAAGATCTGGGCGTGGGTGCCGTCGCGGACATGAAGACGGGTGAATCGACGGTAGAGCTTCGGAATTTGCTGCGTCTCGAGGCGCTCGCTGCAAAAATTCCCATGCCCAAGTGGCCCGAGGAAATCCTTGGTTCCATCGATTCGGGGCGCACCATGCGAGGCGGAGCCATCTACAAAAAGGAATGCGCGAGCTGTCACGATTACGGAGACGACGGTATGTTCCCCGATCGCACGTTCGATTTGGCGACGATCGGAACGGATCCGAATCGAGCGACGAACTTTGCAAAAATGCTCGGGGACAAAACGTTTGCCGAGGCGCTGCACGGGGCGCTCGACTTGGTGCAAGCAAAGGCCGTGGAGCGAGAGAAGATCACGCCCGAAGAGCTCGCGAAGGCGGAAAAGGCGAAGGTCGAATGGCGTTCGACGAACAAGTATGCGTCGCGGCCGCTCGTGGGAATTTGGGCAAGCTCACCGTATTTGCACAATGGCTCGGTGCCGACGTTGTACGATTTGCTGCTCCCCCCGGACAAACGGCCGAAGCAATTCATGACGGGGAGCCGCGAATTCGATCCGAAGAAGGTCGGCTACGTGTACGATGGAAGCAATGGCGGTTCGTTTCAACTCGATACGTCACACGACGGAAATCACAATACAGGGCACACGTACGGAACGACGCTCTCCGAAGAGGAGCGGATGGACTTGCTCGAGTATCTGAAAGGGCTGTAAGTCGACTTCAGCTTCACGCGGCGCGTCGTCGTATTGCACGCCGGCGCAGCCAGCCGAGCGTCGCCGCGAGAATCGACGCATAACCGGCACCGCTCGTCGGAGTTTTTCCAGACGTACGACAACCGCAACCGCCGAAGGATATCGGTTCCTTGTTCGGAGGCACGTCGGCAGGTACGCATTGCCCGGAGGTGCACGCCGAGCCATCGGGGCACACGCACGTTTGAAGGAATCGCGCCCGAGCACGATCAGCCACATAAGGCGCGTCCGGAATGAATCGCGAATACGTGACGACCACTTGACCTTCGGGTCCAGTCGCCAAAAACGGCGAGTTTTCGGTTCCTGGCTCGGCAGAAACGATGAATGGCAAGCTCACCATTCCTTCTTGATCGATTTCAACGCCCATCAAGTCGAGCCCCATTGGATCGCAAGACGCTACGTTCGATGGTTCGCTCCATACGACGAACGTTTTGCCACCCGTCGAAGCGACCGCAGGATGCAGCGATCTCATGGCTGCCGTGCCGCAACCCTTCATTTCCGCTACGACGACCGGATCAGAGTCATTCACCTCGCCGCTTGGCGTGACGCGCGTCGCGAGAATTCGCAGCGTACGCGGGAAGTCCGGCCAATATCCTTCCTCCCATTCGTCCGTGCGCCAAAATAGCCAATGGTTTTTCCCATCGAACGACGCCTCGAACCATTCGAACATGGTATTCGGAACTGTCAAGATGGGCTTCCATCCCGCCTCGAGCAGCTCCGCGTTTGGAGATAGCCGCGCGCTCTGGAGCGTTGCAACGAAGTCTTCGCTCGGGTAATCGCCGATGGGGGTCGAACACGTCAGTAAATATGCGCTGCCGTCGAATGTCAAGCTACGTGGAACGCAGGAGTCGTTTCCGATCCACGTTTGAGGCTGCACCATTCCTTGGTTGTTGAAACGAATGGCAAAAGGCCGACTCGATGTTCCAGATTGAGGGTCATCCTGCGCGCCGACGAAGAGCGCTCCATCGGGATCTACGCTCGCGACATACTGATGCGAAACGAGCGGCCCGAGATGCGAGGGAGGAAGCTGAAACGGGGCAGCGTCGAGGAGTTTACCGTCCGCGGATAGTCGAACCATGCGGGTCGACGATGTCGCACCATCGGAAACGACGGCTGCAATCCACGTCAAGCCCGAAGCATCGCCTGTCGACATGACATGCGTCACGTTGCTATTGCTCGGAGATTCGCTTGGAAAAGGCAAAACCGGCCCGTTCGAGATCGTGGCATCCGAGGTCAAGCGTGCGGCAAAAAAGCCCGCGGAATCATGCATTGCAAGTTGATAGTTTTTCCCGTCAAACGCGATGCGTGGAGCCTTCTGCGAGCGTGCTCGAACGGACATGGGAATGGGGGGCGAATCGAGTTTCGTGCCCGCAGAATCCATCCGCGCTCCCACGGCAAAGCCGCTCGGTGGGCCCGGAATCACGGGTGCGTCATGCCAAACAGCAAACGCCCCGACCCCATTCGCTGCGACGCGAGGTGCCGCGCTGTTCGACGCCAAAAGGACAGCCTCGCTTTCGACCATTTTGCCGTCGGGGCTCACGTGAAACGAAAATGTACTCTTGGACATGGGATCGTCGAGCATTACGAGCAGGTTTGGGCCATTGAATGCCATGTGCATGAAGATGGCAGAATTCAGGCCCGTGGGAACATCGATGGGCTGCGGGTCGACGACACCGTCCGAGGACACTCGACGCAAGCGGAATACATGATTACCGTTGTCGAGGATGCCCGATCCCACGGCGAAATTCACGCCATCATAGAGCACTTTCACCCGTTCGTGGTTGCCCACGAAATCGTCGATGACGAAGGGATCGAAGCTGAGCGGCTGTGCCGATTTGGAGATTCTCATTCCTTGAAGTGGCGAGAAGTTGGGGCCCCAGGCCAGCAGGTAGTGATTCCCGTTGAATGCCAAGCTGGGATAAAGGGTCCACGGAATGAATTCGGTTATGAACTTTCCGCCGGGATCGAGCACCTCGCCGCCCGCAGTCAAACGCGCGATACGCATTTGTCGGTAGGTGTTGGGGAGAATTTCATCCGATGCCCAGGCGACCAAGAAGTCGACTCCGTCCGACGCCACGGTGGGATAAACATAAGTCAATTTCGTGTCGTCTTGCTCGGCAACCATGATGCCGCCGACATCGAGAACTTCGCCGGACGGTAAAATGCGGGTCGCTCGAATATCGCCGCTCGGACTGGCCGTGAGAGGGGTGGACACGACGACGAATTGGCCGTTTGCAAATGTCACGTCGGCAGGATACCCCGATCCCAGGTAAAACCCCGACGGGTCCAAAACTTCGCCATTTTGGGTGATTCGCGTCGCATACATGTTCGCCGAAGGGGCAATCGTCGGAATGGACCACACGACCAGGTACAAGCCGGCGCCGAAAGCGACTTTTGCCTCCACGCTCTTTCCCCTGTCGAGCGTCGCCGCACCGAGCTCGATTTCAGCCGATATGGGTGGATCTGCTGCAAATAGAGCTGCCGAAACCTCGGAAGTGACGTCGCTTTCTACCGGTACGATTTCACTGCAACCGAGCGCGACAATACCGCAATAGCTCACGAGACAAAAGCTCGAATACCGACGAATCATTGCGTACCTCCACGAATATCATTACTTGCTGATGCCGCGAGACGTCAAAGACTTTCGACGCGTCGCCAAAAAACCGGTCGTTGCTCGCGTAGCCCTTGCGCCCCGCGGCAACTGGAAGTAGCGTGATTTTTGGTGGTTTACGACCATGACCTTGAAAGATCATCGCAGAGGCACGGATCGCCGCACCTTCATCACGACGAGCGCCGCTCTCGGCGCCGCATTCCTCACAGGTTGCGCGGGCAGCGCGAACCCGCCGCAAGTGCCAACCGGGCCCTGCGCCGGGTCGTCGCCGAATTCGTTTCCTGCTGCGGATCTGGAAGAGCTCACCATTTCCGACCTTCAAGGGCGCCTCGGAAATAGGCAAGAATCATCGCGTTCCCTCGTGGAAAAATACATCGCTCGCATCGACGCCATGAACGCCAAAGGGCCGGAACTGCGCGCCGTGCTCGAGCTGAATCCCGATGCGCTCGAGATTGCTGACAAGCTGGATCGTGAACGTGCAGCCAAAGGACCTCGCAGTGCGCTGCACGGCATCCCCATTCTGCTCAAGGACAACATCGATACAGCGGACAAGATGACCACGACCGCAGGGTCGCTCGCCCTTTCTGGATCGATCCCCGCCAAGGATTCGACCGTGGCGGCGCGGCTTCGTGAAGCCGGTGCCATCTTGCTTGGCAAGACAAACATGTCGGAATGGGCAAACTTTCGGTCCAATCGGTCGAGCAGCGGATGGAGCAGCCGAGGCGGGCAATGCCGCAATCCTTATGCGCTCGATCGCACCCCCATCGGATCCAGCTCGGGATCCGGGTCGGCCATCGCTGCAAATCTTGCCGCGGCAGCGATCGGCACCGAAACGGACGGCTCGATCGTTTGTCCCTCTTATGCATGCTCGCTCGTGGGTATCAAACCGACGGTGGGCCTCGTGAGCCGCGCGGGCATCATTCCCATTTCATCGACGCAAGACACGGCCGGCCCAATGGCGCGCACGGTACGCGACGCCGCCATTTTACTCGGTGCTCTCGTCGGCGCGGATTCCCGCGATTCCATGAGCGCCGAAGGGGTGAAACACGGATTGCGCGATTACACGCAATTCCTTGGGCGCGAAGGCACTCGAGGATTACGTATCGGTGTCGTGCGTGAGGGGCTTTTCGGTCGTAATAGCAGAATCGACGCGGTCATCGAATCAGCGCTGAAGGACCTGAAGTATCTCGGAATGGAAGTCATCGATGCGCCAGAGCTCCCGAAGATGGATGAGCTCGAAAAAAGCGAATGGGAAGTGTTGCTTTACGAATTCAAGGCGACACTGAATGCATACTTGGCGGGGCTCAGCGAACGGACGCAGGTCAAAACGCTCACCGAGCTCATTGCCTGGAACGACAAACATCGTGACGAAGTCATGCCATATTTTGGCCAGGAGCTGTTCATCGATGCAGAGAAAAAGGGAGATTTGACGAGCAAAGAATACGTCGATGCGCTCGCACGATGTCGTGAGCTGTCAAGGACCAAAGGATTGGACTCGGTGCTCGATGGTCAAAAGCTGGATGCGCTCGTTGCACCGACGGGAAGCTTGCCGTGGCTCATCGACATGCTGAATGGTGATTCCTTTGGGTTTGCAGCTTCGATGGCTCCGGCCGTTGCGGGATATCCGCATATCACGGTGCCGGCCGGATACAGCGCTGGCCTGCCCGTCGGCATTTCGTTCATCGGGCGGCCGTGGAGCGAACCGCTCCTTTTGCGTATTGCATTCGCCTACGAACAGGCGACGAAAGCACGAAGGGCGCCGCGGTTTCTACCTACCGCGGATGTATCGACGCCGCGTTGAGCAACGTCATCGTTATCGAACTGCTTCGATAAGTCGGCATCCGCGAGAAGACTACTGTCTCTCCATGAGCTTTTTTCTATGCTCTGGGTTACCAAATTCTTCGGCCGAATTCACTTTGGGGTAGGGTGCATTGGGTACCGGGACCCCGAGGAACTTGCAAAGCGGCTCCCATCCCTGTTTCGCTTCGAATACGAGCAGCCGATCCGCAGCAATGCTGCGACGCACCTCTTCATTGTGGCGCTCGTAAACTGAAGCCAAGTGCGCATTATCGTCCGCTTTGCCACCAAACGTGCGTTCGAGTACGAGTTTGCGCGCCATTTGATGCTGCGCTTGGGCAATATCAACGCCCTCGGGTGGTTCGCCTTGCATCACCCTGAGAATCGTTTGATGCATGCTGTTGAGCCACGATTCGGTGGATCGAACGGTGAGAATGACCTTTGCATCCGAGTAATGGCTCGCGAGCTCGCGCCAAAAGAAGGTCGATGGCCAATCGACGGTGGATTGATAACCCGCAAAAATCGATTCCCAATCGACGGGGCCGTCGGCAGCGGCGCTCCAGATTTCGGAATGATGGGGATTCTTGAACACCTCGACCATGTGATAACAAGGCCCCACGCCCAGCATTTCGAGCGCAAGCTTCATCGAAAGAGTTCCCGTGCGCCCGAAGCCGGCGCCGACCACCTTGAGTGCCATCGTGCATGACCTCCAATCGCCACTGCGGCGGGATGGGCGCATATTTTCACGACTGCAACGCGATGTCGATCAGAATCGACACCCGAAAGCAAAATCTCGCACGTCAATCCAAACCGATGACTCGTCCCGCCGCAATGCGCAATCGATGGGCGTTCGTCATGGTCGCAAATGCCTCGTCGTGCGTCGCGACGACCGAAATGCCTCCCGACCGCGCATGCTCCGAAAGCACATCCGCCAGCATCGTAACCCCTGATACATCCAGACCATTCGTTGGCTCGTCGAGCAGCAAAAGCCGAACATTGCCCACGAGAGCTGCGGCAAGGCAACTGCGACGCCGCTGACCCAAGGAAAGACTGCCAATATGTTGATCAGCATACGAATCAACGCCGAGGCGCGTGAACAACGACGCATCGGGTAATGTAGATCGCTTCAATGACGCAACGAGTCCCACAAGTTCGCGCGGGGTCATGTGGGGCGGAGCATCTGCCGCTTCGGGGACATATCCAATTCGTGCTCGATCGGTAATTGGATAACCGAATAGACTATCCGAATCGAGCGTGGCGCCGCCAGCATCGGCATCCATGACGCCGGCAAGAATACGTAATAACGTGGACTTTCCCGCGCCATTTTCACCGAAAAGCGCCAGCGTTCGTCCCGGAGATACATCGAACGTAACTTCATCGAGGACCTTGCGCCCTCCGAGCACTTTGCAGAGGCCGACGACAGACAACATCACGAAACTCCCCGGCGGCGACGCAATACTTCGGCGCGCCGCATGGCTATGGCAATGGATAATGCAGCAAGAACGAGATGCAATAGGAGCGCACGTTCTCCCCAAAGAGAGGCCGTCACGACGCCCATGATCGTCACGACGAGGGCCGATACCATGCCGCGATCACCTCGTTTCGGCGACGCGTCGGCTTCACGCGCAAAACCGGCAAAAGCGCCGCCTACGGCCATTCCGAAAAACAATGGAATCATAGCGACGCGGACCAGCGTCCACGCCGAATGACGAAGCAGAATCGCCGCAACCAGGCCGAGAAATAGCCCCGCCGCTGCGCCAATGACCGACGTTGCAAGGGCCGCTGCGAGCGCGCGTGTGCGCGGAGACGTACCCATAACATCGCAAAGCCACGCGGACAAACGCTCCGATCGAATGACCGCCGCACTGGATCCCGACATTGCGGGTGAAATGGCGACCGCCGCAAGACCAAGCGAAAGCGCACCGAAGGCAGGAGGGGTTTCGAGGTCATGGCCACGAGCGGCCATCGGTAAGGAGAGCCCCGCGAGAATCGATAAAATGAACGCTCGCCCAAGGACCGCCGGTTCTTTCCGCAAAACATAAAAAAGATGCGTCATGGCCAAGGCAATGACAGGTGCCCGTGCACGCACCGAACCTCGCGCCATGGCGTGCATTTCGGGCGCGCGATCCATCGCATGCCCGACAGCAATCAACGAAGCAATGCAAGCCGTCGGAAACGCAATCATGACGGACGGTTGAAGTGCAATCGCGGCCCATCCCAATGCGACGAGCACGTGAACGATGCCCACAGGCCGCGTCACGAGCGCCGCATGCACGGCGAGCGCTCCAAGACCGGCCGCAAATCCCGACGCAATACTTTCACCGCGGCCAAAAAGAACCATCCACGGCAATTCGACCACGAGGCCACTCAGTGCTGCGGATGCGTAAAGCACCCATCGAGGCGCCGGAAGCCAACGCAAATACATCGACGACGGCGGAACGAGCGCCAGGCGCGCAACGGGAAGCGCAAGCACGAGCCAGCCGGTCCACAAGACGAATGCGAGCGGCCACGAAGTTCGCAGCGTAAAGACGAGATCGGCGGCGCGCATGCCCGTCGGACCAAAAACAATGAATGCGACGACGAAGACGCCGAAAAATAACGGGGCACCCAGAGGCACGGCCGCACGTGCCGACAGACTCATGTACACGAGCGCCAGGCGAACGTAGCGCATCGCTCACGCGTGAATGACGCAACCGGACAGATTTACGCCGGAAATCGTCAACTCGAATGCTTGTCCCATTTTGACGACGTCCGCCGTGACGGCCGATTGTTCGACCAAAATGCCATCGACGCCAGCGTCCTCGGAGAGCTTGGATGCAACATTCACAGGATTGCCCGCAATGTCGCGTCCGCCTCGTGCAAGTGGAAATAAAAACACCTCGCCTTTGGCAATGCCCACCCGAGCATTGAAGCCGAGGCTGCCATTCGTTCGGACGACGCCGCGGGCAAACACCAATGCCTCCCGCTCGTCATCGAAGAGCACGATGGCCAAAGCCCCCGTCGACTTGACGACGTCGGCTCGATGTTCCGACGCAACGCGACGAATGGCGCGATCCGCCAAAGACATTTCGGTGAACGCATCGAGCAAGAGCGGCTTTCGAGATCGATTGATTTTGACGAATGCGACCGTCGTGACTTTGCGGTAATCGTCGAATGCATCGAGGGCAAGCTCGTCGAGCGACATGCGGCGCAATTTTTGAAAAAATGCATCGCTGAAGGGCGTGGGGTAGCGGATGTCGTCTCCAATGATTGCATGAATCGGACGCTGATAATCCCTAATCGACCAGAGCTCGCCGTGGCTTTCGAGGTCCGAGCGCAAAACTGCATGCGCCCGCACAGCCTCACCGAGGCGCTCGTATACCGGCCGAGACACGACGATTTCACCGCCCCGAGTATCATCTTCGGCAATTTCTTCAATAAAATCGGCGTCATCGCCAAAAAGGCCGCCCGCGATGCCGACGCACTGCCCGAAATGAATACCAATGCCGATTTTTACCGCGAGCGCCTTGCCTCGCTCTTGCACCTCGAGCATTTGTTCGACGACGGCTGCGGGATCGATTGGCTCGGGGAAAAACATCTGCGCATTGTCCGCGGCCCATACGCCAATGGCCTGACCACCAATGGCTTTGCCACAAGCGTGAAGGACCTCTTTGGGTTCCGACACGAGCTTCAACACTTCGGGTAGCGAGAATTGTTGCGTGAGTTTCGACAAACCCGCCGCGTCCATCGAAACGATCGTGCCGCGTACCAAATATGGTTCGAGCAGGTGCGCGTGTGTTTCAGCGGACCTATCCGATTCGTTCCAACGCAGCACGAGCTCGGGGGGTACCGCACCCGCAATGTCCTGCGTGAGATCCGCAAGCGATATGTCGTGAGCACCCATCGGTCGAGCCGGTCCCTCCGACGCGGTGCATAACACGCGGCGAGCAAACTGAAAACAGAAAAAGGCTGTCGATGGTGACGATGATGAGAGGAGCGCGAAGTTGATCGTTACGCTACGATCATGGCTGCTGGACAGGGCAGCTTCGGCGCGTGAGCCAGTCGACGACGGACCTCACGACAGGGCGATACCCAAAGCTCAACTGCGACGGGTCATTGAGCTGCGCCGGGCAAATCGAGCCAACGACGGCTTGGTCACCAAGTGATTCGAGGAGCATGAGCGGCCGAATGCCGGGATACGCTTTCGCTCGAACTTGCAGCGTGGGGCTGTTCCCATTGTTGGGATCCGGTTGGCAGAGCGGATTGTCGTTGTTCTTGTCGGTGCAATCGCAGGCCGTGAGGTTGGTGTCCGTGCAATCGCGCTCGGTGCCCGGCAAAAGCGGGAAAATGCAAGCGTATTGCAGATCGTCCTGTGTCGGAATGGTCGTCTCATGCCCATTGATTGGATTTGCGAGCGGCATGGTCGAATCCACGTTCACATCGCCCGTAATGGGGTTGGTCCCGTTGCGCTTTTTGTGCGTCTCGATCATGAGTGGATCGAGTGGCGCGACGTAATTTGCGGGGTCGCCGATGATGACGTCCCATGTCGAGGCATTGACGCCTGTAATGGGACCGGCGAGCTCGGCCGCGTTTTTGAATCCCTTGGAAATGTCGTTCTTGTCGCGTGCAATGTCCTGCCACGGCACACCGACGATGCCCGTCACGAGAACTTGCTGCGGCCCGCGAACCTGGGTGTTGTCGTCGTTGGGATTCAGATCGGAAAAGAGCGGATTGGGAACGAGGTCGCCCGATCGATTCGCAATCGTGGCGGACGTGAACGCCTGCGTGTATCGATCGATGGGATACATGAAGTCGATGCCGAACCTTCGTTTTTGATCCCAGCATCGGAGATTGATGTTGTCCTCGATGTCCGTGAGAAATCCATTGTTCTGCGAGCATGTGGGGTCCGGTGAGCATTGACCTTGATCCACGGCGCAGGACAAACAGCACGGATCGTTTGGATTCGTCGCGCATTCTTGTCGAGCTCGCGGCATGCGCCACGGCGTAGCGCCTTCGCGGAGCTTGTTGACGGCGTAAAACTGGCCATACTCCTTCGTCGAGCAATCGTTTTCGTCGGTCAACATGACGACCGCCACGAGCGAATCGGGGCGCAAGAATTCCGTGCGCTGCTGCAATAGCGACGTATCGGTACCCGTCGGCGTAGCAATGCCATTGTTGGCAGTGATGGTTTCGTAAGGCTCGGGATCGACCAGGAATCGGTAAATGCTTTCGAGCTGCGATTCGTACCCGCAACCAATTTGCCCCACACCGAGCACCAAATCGCGCAGACGTGGAGCAAGTCCTCCGCCCATGCCGTCGCTCACTTCGGATTCACCCGGCGGACTTTTGACTTGACCCGGATCCCACGCCAAAAACTTCTTGTTGTCGTACGTTGGCACCGTCGCCTGATTACAATGATCGGCACGATCGAGCAAATGCGCCTTGTCGTTGTTCGTCAAATTCGGATCGGGTTGGCATTCCTTGGCGGTGGGGTCGACATTCGGACATGCATCCGAGCCATGTCCCCCAATGCTGGAACTGATGACGCCGAAATGAATGTCCGTCATGGGCACGAATGTTCGAACAAGGCCCGCAGGGCACGCTTCCGCAGGATCAGCCGGTTGCGACGGCGGCTCGGCACCCGTGGGATCATAACACGGCGGATTGACCAAACCCTGCACGAGATCCGGGACGGCGCGGGACAATATCTCTTGCTTGTCGGCCATGCTGCGCGAATTGTCGATTGCGAGAATCAAGTCCATCTTTGCGGGATTGACGCACGCATTCGAGCCCCCACCGCTCCCACCATCCCCTCCACCACCAGCACCACCATTACCACCATTACCACCGCTGCCTCCACTGCCACCATTCGGGGTGCTGGAGCAACCTCCGATCACGCACAATGACGCAATGGTCAGGCCAAACATACTCAGCGCTCTGCTTTTCATGCATACCTCCTCAGGACGAGACGATAAGGACCACGACGCGTTCCCACGCGACCCAAATGTGACAGCAAGCCCTGTCGCTTGGACACTTGGCCAGCAAACTACTTGGGCAGGTCGGTAGTGCCTCGTGAGCGCCGAAAGTGAATAAAAACAACGAGAAGCACGGTTGCGACGGTCAGCGGGATGGCGTGCCGAACGATCCACTCGCGCATGGAAGCTATCCCACCAAGAAGCGCTTGACCGGACAGCCGGCACATGACGGCCCACAGGATTTGCGACCCCACGAGCGCGGGTAAAAAGGTTCGTCGCGGTACGGCTGATGCACCTGCGAGCGCACATACGATGGGTCCGGGAACGACGAAAACGAGCAGCGGCGCGGACACTCGAAGCGGCGTCAGCAGGCGCTCCAATCGATTTTCGGACGCAATGCGCCGGCGCACGAGGAATCCGACGAGCATGGGGCCTTGCATCCGTCCCAGGAAAAA is a genomic window of Polyangiaceae bacterium containing:
- a CDS encoding ABC transporter ATP-binding protein; translation: MLSVVGLCKVLGGRKVLDEVTFDVSPGRTLALFGENGAGKSTLLRILAGVMDADAGGATLDSDSLFGYPITDRARIGYVPEAADAPPHMTPRELVGLVASLKRSTLPDASLFTRLGVDSYADQHIGSLSLGQRRRSCLAAALVGNVRLLLLDEPTNGLDVSGVTMLADVLSEHARSGGISVVATHDEAFATMTNAHRLRIAAGRVIGLD
- a CDS encoding amidase, encoding MTLKDHRRGTDRRTFITTSAALGAAFLTGCAGSANPPQVPTGPCAGSSPNSFPAADLEELTISDLQGRLGNRQESSRSLVEKYIARIDAMNAKGPELRAVLELNPDALEIADKLDRERAAKGPRSALHGIPILLKDNIDTADKMTTTAGSLALSGSIPAKDSTVAARLREAGAILLGKTNMSEWANFRSNRSSSGWSSRGGQCRNPYALDRTPIGSSSGSGSAIAANLAAAAIGTETDGSIVCPSYACSLVGIKPTVGLVSRAGIIPISSTQDTAGPMARTVRDAAILLGALVGADSRDSMSAEGVKHGLRDYTQFLGREGTRGLRIGVVREGLFGRNSRIDAVIESALKDLKYLGMEVIDAPELPKMDELEKSEWEVLLYEFKATLNAYLAGLSERTQVKTLTELIAWNDKHRDEVMPYFGQELFIDAEKKGDLTSKEYVDALARCRELSRTKGLDSVLDGQKLDALVAPTGSLPWLIDMLNGDSFGFAASMAPAVAGYPHITVPAGYSAGLPVGISFIGRPWSEPLLLRIAFAYEQATKARRAPRFLPTADVSTPR
- a CDS encoding sulfotransferase family protein, with protein sequence MALKVVGAGFGRTGTLSMKLALEMLGVGPCYHMVEVFKNPHHSEIWSAAADGPVDWESIFAGYQSTVDWPSTFFWRELASHYSDAKVILTVRSTESWLNSMHQTILRVMQGEPPEGVDIAQAQHQMARKLVLERTFGGKADDNAHLASVYERHNEEVRRSIAADRLLVFEAKQGWEPLCKFLGVPVPNAPYPKVNSAEEFGNPEHRKKLMERQ